In one Pseudomonas purpurea genomic region, the following are encoded:
- a CDS encoding malto-oligosyltrehalose synthase, translated as MSDTLRATVRLQFHKGFTLDDAIPWVPYFAELGISHLYASPLLSARAGSMHGYDVVDPSTVNPELGGEAALRRLVATLRAQGMGLILDIVSNHMAVGGSDNPWWLDLLEWGRLSPFGECFDIQWHSADPLLEGQLLLPFLGSDYGAALQQGTLTLRFDPGQGAFYVEHYAHRFPICPADYADLLKPTDALSAPHAESLKSLAEHFATLSYQTGAHALAAPLKQQLSTLASAPPVAQAIARQLALYDSRQPEGFSRLHNLLERQSYRLASWRTAADDINWRRFFDVNELAGLRVERPTVFEATHAKIFQLISDGLVDGLRIDHIDGLADPRGYCRKLRRRVDALSPSRHLPIYLEKILGEGETLRRDWQVDGTTGYEFMNQVSLLQHDPQGAQTLGRLWSQLSERPAAFGEEARLARQQILNGSLAGDFESVAQALLHVARDDLMSRDLTLGAIRRALQELVVHFPVYRTYIGPCGRSPDDDAVFQQAMHGARATLSEADWPVLDYLAQWLGGQPWRKQPPGPARKRLKHACVRFQQLTSPAAAKAVEDTAFYRSAALLSRNDVGFNTEQFSAPLADFHHACAQRLATYPDNLLATATHDHKRGEDTRARLAVLSERSAWYAEQVEHWRHLSSGLRVDPQLPSAGDELILYQGLLGSWPPELRTDDEKGLEAYARRIWQWQQKALREAKLASSWSAPNDAYEHATEVFIERLLLRTEGLPLRTAVHQAVQAIAACGALNSLAQTLLRMTVPGVPDVYQGTEFWDFSLVDPDNRRPVDFSARRAALASPVDVPRLLTSWRDGHLKQALIAQVLKVRATHAALFRHGGYRPLEVLGSQAHRVLAFAREYRELRAIVIVPIRVAGLLESSATPQVNALHWSDTRVTLPFAPSGEKLKGLFSSSAVTHHKTLLIGAALGEFPVNLFIHT; from the coding sequence ATGAGCGACACGTTGCGGGCCACCGTACGCCTGCAATTTCACAAAGGTTTCACCCTCGACGACGCCATTCCCTGGGTGCCATACTTTGCCGAACTGGGCATCAGCCACCTCTATGCCTCGCCGTTACTGAGTGCCCGCGCCGGGTCGATGCACGGTTATGACGTGGTCGACCCGAGCACGGTCAACCCCGAACTGGGCGGGGAAGCCGCCCTGCGCCGGCTGGTCGCTACGCTGCGCGCGCAGGGCATGGGATTGATTCTGGACATTGTCTCCAACCACATGGCGGTCGGCGGCAGCGACAACCCCTGGTGGCTGGACTTGCTGGAATGGGGACGCCTGAGTCCCTTTGGCGAATGCTTCGACATTCAATGGCACTCCGCCGACCCGTTGCTCGAAGGCCAATTGCTGCTGCCGTTTCTGGGCAGCGATTACGGTGCGGCGTTGCAGCAAGGTACCTTGACCCTGCGTTTCGATCCTGGGCAAGGCGCGTTTTATGTCGAGCACTACGCGCATCGTTTCCCGATCTGCCCTGCCGATTACGCCGACCTGCTCAAGCCCACCGATGCACTGAGTGCCCCGCACGCCGAGTCACTCAAGTCCCTGGCCGAACACTTCGCCACCCTGAGCTACCAGACTGGCGCCCATGCACTGGCTGCTCCGTTGAAGCAGCAACTGTCGACGCTGGCGAGCGCCCCGCCAGTTGCTCAGGCCATCGCCCGGCAACTGGCGCTTTACGATTCGCGTCAGCCCGAAGGTTTCAGCCGGCTGCACAACCTGCTGGAGCGCCAGAGCTATCGGCTGGCCAGTTGGCGCACCGCCGCCGACGACATCAACTGGCGACGGTTCTTCGATGTCAACGAACTGGCTGGCTTGCGGGTCGAGCGGCCAACGGTGTTCGAGGCGACTCACGCGAAAATTTTCCAGTTGATCAGCGACGGACTGGTCGACGGGCTGCGCATCGACCACATCGATGGCCTGGCCGACCCTCGGGGCTACTGCCGCAAACTCAGGCGCCGGGTTGACGCGTTGTCGCCTTCGCGGCACCTGCCGATCTACCTCGAGAAGATCCTCGGCGAGGGCGAAACCCTGCGCCGCGACTGGCAGGTCGATGGCACCACCGGCTATGAATTCATGAACCAGGTGTCGCTGTTGCAGCACGACCCGCAGGGCGCACAAACGCTGGGCAGGCTCTGGAGCCAACTCAGTGAACGCCCCGCCGCGTTCGGCGAAGAAGCGCGATTGGCCCGCCAGCAAATCCTCAACGGCTCCCTGGCCGGCGACTTTGAGAGTGTTGCCCAGGCGCTGCTGCACGTCGCCCGCGATGACCTGATGAGTCGCGACCTGACCCTGGGCGCGATTCGCCGGGCGTTGCAGGAACTGGTGGTGCATTTCCCGGTGTACCGCACCTACATCGGCCCGTGCGGCCGCTCGCCCGACGACGACGCTGTTTTCCAGCAGGCCATGCATGGCGCCCGTGCAACCCTGAGCGAGGCCGATTGGCCGGTGCTCGATTACCTGGCGCAGTGGCTCGGCGGTCAGCCTTGGCGCAAGCAGCCACCGGGGCCTGCACGCAAACGGCTCAAACATGCCTGCGTGCGCTTTCAGCAACTGACCTCGCCCGCGGCGGCCAAAGCCGTGGAAGACACCGCGTTCTATCGCTCGGCGGCGCTGTTGTCGCGCAATGACGTGGGCTTCAACACCGAGCAGTTCAGCGCGCCACTGGCAGACTTTCATCACGCCTGTGCGCAACGCCTCGCAACGTATCCGGACAACCTGCTGGCCACGGCCACCCATGACCACAAACGTGGCGAAGACACGCGTGCGCGGCTGGCGGTGCTCAGCGAACGCAGTGCCTGGTACGCCGAACAGGTCGAACACTGGCGTCACCTGTCTTCGGGTTTGCGGGTTGATCCGCAGCTTCCCTCGGCCGGGGATGAGCTGATTCTCTATCAAGGCCTGCTCGGCAGCTGGCCGCCGGAATTGCGCACGGATGATGAAAAAGGCCTTGAAGCCTACGCCCGACGGATCTGGCAATGGCAACAAAAGGCCCTGCGCGAAGCCAAACTGGCCAGCAGTTGGAGCGCGCCTAACGATGCTTACGAGCACGCCACCGAGGTTTTTATCGAACGCCTGCTGCTGCGCACTGAAGGTCTGCCGCTGCGCACCGCCGTGCATCAGGCCGTGCAGGCAATCGCCGCGTGCGGTGCCTTGAACAGCCTGGCGCAAACCTTGCTGCGAATGACTGTGCCGGGGGTGCCGGACGTGTATCAGGGCACGGAATTCTGGGATTTCAGCCTGGTGGATCCGGACAATCGCCGGCCAGTGGACTTCAGCGCACGGCGAGCGGCGCTGGCCTCACCGGTGGACGTGCCCCGATTACTGACGAGCTGGCGTGACGGGCACCTCAAACAGGCGCTGATTGCGCAGGTTCTGAAGGTTCGTGCCACGCACGCGGCGCTGTTTCGTCATGGTGGTTATCGGCCCTTGGAAGTACTCGGCAGCCAGGCCCATCGGGTACTGGCCTTCGCCCGCGAATACCGTGAGCTACGGGCAATCGTGATCGTGCCGATTCGGGTCGCCGGGCTGCTGGAAAGCAGTGCCACACCCCAGGTAAATGCCCTGCACTGGAGCGATACACGAGTGACCCTACCGTTCGCCCCTTCCGGGGAAAAGCTGAAGGGACTTTTTTCAAGCAGTGCAGTCACACACCACAAGACGTTGCTGATTGGCGCTGCGCTGGGGGAGTTCCCGGTCAATCTCTTTATCCACACTTGA
- a CDS encoding DUF2934 domain-containing protein, translating into MSTDEKRVREFAYQIWESEGKPEGQEARHWEMAHKLAEAEALAPSKPSTTGTGKAAPRKTAEPKTKARTKAAAVTSVVAKPGEKSAEPKKPRAPRKPPAR; encoded by the coding sequence ATGAGTACCGACGAAAAACGCGTTCGTGAATTTGCTTACCAAATCTGGGAATCCGAAGGCAAACCCGAAGGCCAGGAGGCCCGCCATTGGGAGATGGCCCACAAACTGGCAGAAGCCGAAGCCCTGGCCCCCAGCAAACCGTCAACAACCGGCACAGGCAAAGCCGCCCCCCGTAAAACCGCCGAGCCAAAGACCAAAGCCCGAACCAAGGCTGCGGCCGTTACGTCAGTCGTTGCAAAACCCGGTGAGAAAAGCGCCGAACCGAAAAAACCCCGCGCACCGCGCAAACCACCGGCCCGCTGA
- the glgX gene encoding glycogen debranching protein GlgX yields the protein MTTPSKAAPEPQAEASRIREGLPFPLGATWDGLGVNFALFSAHATKVELCLFDDTGEVELERIELPEYTDEIFHGYLPDAHPGLIYGYRVYGPYDPQNGHRFNHHKLLIDPYAKQLVGQLKWSEALFGYTIGHADADLSFDERDSAPFVPKCKVIDPAHTWGHDHRVSVPWDRTIIYETHVRGISMLHPSVPENVRGTFAGLMVDDVLEHIRKLGVSSVQLLPIHAFVNDQHLLHKGMTNYWGYNSIAFFAPDPRYLASGKIAEFKEMVAHLHEANLEVILDVVYNHTAEGNEQGPTLSMRGIDNATYYRLMPDDKRFYINDSGTGNTLDLSHPCVLQMVTDSLRYWATEMHVDGFRFDLATILGRYHDGFDERHSFLVACRQDPVLRQVKMIAEPWDCGPGGYQVGGFPPGWVEWNDRFRDTVRAFWKGDDGQLADFAGRMTASGEMFNQRGRRPYSSMNFITAHDGFTLNDLVSYNDKHNEANDEDNQDGSNNNLSWNHGVEGPTDDPQINELRQRQMRNFFATLLLAQGTPMLVAGDEFARTQHGNNNAYCQDSETGWVNWDVSDDGKALLKFVKRLIKLRLNYPILRRGRFLVGNYNEDIGVKDVTWLAPGGEEMSTEQWQDGHGRCLGMLLDGRAQETGIRRKGADATLLLVVNAHHDIVSFRLPEVPDGGFWTCMIDTHQPSIRGQERFDFNHEYFVTGRSLLLFELQHEDDD from the coding sequence ATGACCACGCCCAGTAAAGCCGCACCAGAGCCTCAGGCCGAAGCCTCGCGAATCCGTGAAGGTTTGCCCTTCCCGCTCGGTGCAACCTGGGATGGCCTGGGGGTCAATTTCGCGTTGTTTTCCGCCCACGCCACCAAGGTTGAACTGTGCCTGTTCGACGACACCGGCGAAGTGGAACTGGAGCGCATCGAGCTGCCGGAGTACACCGACGAAATTTTTCATGGCTACCTGCCGGACGCCCATCCGGGGCTGATCTACGGCTACCGGGTGTACGGCCCGTATGACCCGCAGAACGGCCACCGTTTCAACCACCACAAATTGCTCATCGACCCGTATGCCAAACAGTTGGTCGGCCAGTTGAAATGGTCCGAAGCGCTGTTCGGCTACACCATCGGCCATGCCGATGCCGACCTCAGCTTCGATGAACGCGACAGCGCGCCCTTCGTGCCCAAGTGCAAGGTCATCGACCCCGCACACACCTGGGGGCACGACCATCGCGTCAGCGTGCCATGGGACCGGACGATCATCTATGAGACCCATGTGCGCGGCATCAGCATGCTTCACCCCAGCGTGCCGGAAAACGTGCGCGGGACGTTCGCCGGGTTGATGGTCGATGACGTGCTGGAACACATCCGCAAACTCGGCGTGTCGTCGGTCCAATTGCTGCCCATTCATGCCTTCGTCAATGACCAGCATTTGCTGCACAAGGGCATGACCAATTACTGGGGCTACAACAGCATCGCGTTCTTTGCACCGGACCCGCGTTACCTGGCCAGCGGCAAGATCGCCGAGTTCAAGGAGATGGTCGCGCACCTGCACGAAGCCAACCTGGAGGTGATCCTTGACGTGGTCTACAACCACACCGCCGAAGGCAACGAGCAAGGCCCGACGCTGTCGATGCGCGGGATCGACAACGCCACTTACTATCGGCTGATGCCGGACGACAAACGCTTCTACATCAATGATTCCGGGACCGGCAACACCCTGGACCTGAGCCACCCGTGCGTGCTGCAAATGGTCACCGACTCGTTGCGCTACTGGGCCACAGAAATGCACGTCGACGGATTCCGCTTCGACCTCGCCACCATTCTGGGGCGTTACCACGATGGTTTTGACGAGCGCCACAGCTTCCTCGTGGCCTGCCGCCAGGACCCGGTCTTGCGGCAGGTAAAAATGATCGCCGAGCCCTGGGATTGCGGCCCGGGCGGTTATCAGGTCGGTGGTTTCCCACCCGGCTGGGTCGAATGGAACGACCGTTTCCGCGACACCGTGCGCGCATTCTGGAAAGGTGACGACGGCCAACTCGCCGACTTCGCCGGGCGCATGACGGCCTCCGGCGAGATGTTCAACCAGCGCGGTCGCCGCCCGTACTCGTCGATGAACTTCATCACCGCCCACGACGGCTTTACCCTCAACGATCTGGTCTCCTACAACGACAAACACAACGAAGCCAACGACGAAGACAATCAAGATGGCAGCAACAACAACCTGTCGTGGAACCACGGGGTGGAAGGCCCCACCGACGACCCGCAGATCAACGAACTGCGCCAGCGCCAGATGCGCAATTTCTTCGCCACCCTGCTCCTGGCCCAAGGCACGCCCATGCTGGTGGCCGGAGACGAGTTCGCCCGGACCCAGCACGGCAACAACAACGCCTACTGCCAGGACAGCGAAACCGGTTGGGTCAATTGGGACGTGAGTGATGACGGCAAGGCCTTGCTCAAGTTCGTCAAACGCCTGATCAAGCTGCGCCTGAACTACCCGATCCTGCGGCGCGGACGGTTCCTGGTGGGCAACTACAACGAAGACATCGGCGTCAAGGACGTGACCTGGCTGGCGCCTGGCGGTGAGGAGATGTCCACCGAACAATGGCAGGACGGCCACGGGCGCTGCCTGGGCATGTTGCTCGATGGCCGGGCGCAGGAAACCGGCATCCGTCGCAAAGGCGCGGACGCCACCTTGCTGCTGGTGGTCAACGCCCATCACGACATCGTCAGTTTCCGCCTGCCGGAAGTCCCCGACGGCGGCTTCTGGACCTGCATGATCGATACTCATCAGCCGTCGATTCGCGGCCAGGAACGCTTCGATTTCAATCACGAATACTTCGTGACCGGGCGCTCGTTGCTGCTGTTCGAATTGCAGCATGAGGATGACGACTGA
- a CDS encoding PIG-L family deacetylase codes for MKSVSLAEASLPTQIWNNARQLDEIPFVNIGTLIPADARAVVIAPHPGDEVVTCGGLLQVLSTLGHPLQLISITDGSASHPGSHFWSEQRLSVFRPQESVEALRRLGVPMHSLKWIRGGFTDNALAEHEHQLTQFIARYLRPGDVVFSTWSEDGNVDHDTVGRAAAKAASMVGASLHEVPLWAWHWPLREQGLIPWHRARKLRLDTWTVARKRHATHAYASQLEGEPELGIAPTLPRVVLERMRLPYEIVFV; via the coding sequence ATGAAATCCGTTTCCCTCGCCGAAGCCAGTCTGCCCACGCAGATATGGAACAACGCCCGACAGCTGGACGAAATCCCTTTCGTCAACATCGGTACGCTGATCCCCGCTGATGCCCGCGCCGTCGTCATTGCGCCTCATCCGGGCGACGAAGTCGTCACCTGTGGCGGCCTGCTGCAAGTGCTGTCGACACTTGGCCATCCCCTGCAACTGATCTCGATCACCGACGGCAGTGCCAGCCATCCGGGCTCGCACTTTTGGTCGGAGCAACGCCTGAGCGTGTTTCGCCCCCAGGAAAGTGTCGAAGCCCTGCGCCGCCTCGGCGTGCCGATGCACAGCCTGAAATGGATTCGCGGCGGTTTCACCGATAACGCCCTGGCTGAACATGAACATCAGTTGACCCAATTCATCGCCCGCTACTTGCGCCCCGGTGACGTGGTCTTCAGTACCTGGAGCGAAGACGGCAACGTTGACCATGACACGGTCGGGCGCGCCGCCGCCAAAGCGGCGAGCATGGTCGGTGCCAGCCTCCACGAAGTACCGCTGTGGGCCTGGCACTGGCCATTGCGTGAACAAGGGCTGATCCCTTGGCACCGGGCACGCAAGCTGCGCCTGGACACTTGGACCGTCGCACGCAAGCGCCACGCCACCCATGCCTACGCCAGCCAGTTGGAAGGCGAGCCGGAACTCGGTATCGCACCGACCTTGCCTCGGGTCGTCCTGGAGCGCATGCGCCTGCCGTATGAGATTGTGTTTGTGTAA